The Streptomyces sp. RKND-216 genomic sequence ACGGCGAGAAGGTCAAGATCCGCTGCAAGGTCAACGGCCAGTGGATCGACGGCAATCCCCGCTGGTACAAGCTGTACGACGGCAACTACATGTGGGCCTCGGCGCGCTACATCAAGAACATCGGCCCGGCCCCGCACTTCTGCAAGCACCGCTGACGCGGCCGGAATCCGGCCGAGTCCGAGCACACCGTGCCCCCAGCTGCCCGAGCGGCCTGGGGGCACGGTGGTGCCCGGAGGCGGGGGCACACGCCGCACCCGGGGCGGACGAAGTCGCGCGCGGGGTATTGACGACCTTGCTGACAGGCAGTCTCATAAGAGGGTCCGTGACGTGTGACCGTCGGTAACCCCTGTGAGGTGGGCCTCCCATGACGACATCGACCCTCGGCGGAACCGGCACCGACGCCGGGAGCGGGCGCGGAGCCGGAAACAGCACTGCGACGCTCCACGACGCGCTCGGACGGCTCAAGGACCGGGAGCAGGTGGCCGAACGCCTCCTGGCTTCCTCCCGCAAGCACTCCTTCGACCCGGACACCGAACTGGACTGGGACGCCCCGTTCGAGGACGGCAAGTGGTTCTGGCCGCCGGAGCTGGTCTCCCTCTACGACACCCCGCTGTGGCGCCGCATGCCGGAGGAACAGCGCCACGCGCTGGCCCGTCACGAGGCGGCGTCCCTGGCCTCGCTGGGCATCTGGTTCGAGATCATCCTCATGCAGCTGCTCACCCGCCACATCTACGACAAGCCGCTGACCAGTGCACACGTCCGCTACGCGCTGACGGAGATCGCCGACGAGTGCCGCCACTCCATGATGTTCGCCCGCCTGATCACCAAGGGCGGCGTCCCCGCGTACCCGGTCAGCCGGCTGCACCACAACATGGCCCGGGTGCTGAAGACCGTCTCGACCACCCCCGGTTCGTTCACCGCGACCCTGCTGGGCGAGGAGATCCTCGACTGGATGCAGCGCCTCACCTTCCCGGACGAGCGCGTCCAGACGCTGGTACGCGGCGTGACCCGCATCCACGTGGTCGAGGAGGCCCGCCACGTGCGGTACGCGCGGGAGGAGCTGCGCCGCCAGATGGCCGGCTGCCCGCGCTGGGAGGCCGAGCTCACCCGGATCAGCTCCGGGGAGGCCGCCCGGGTCTTCTCGATCTCCTTCGTCAACCCGCAGGTCTACACGGACGTGGGCCTGGACCGCCGCGAGGCCGTGGCCCAGGTGAAGGCCAGTGCCCACCGCCGCGAGGTGATGCAGCAGGGCGCCAAGCGGCTCACCGACTTCCTCGACGAGATCGGCGTGCTGCGCGGGATGGGACGCCGGCTGTGGAGGAGTTCCGGGCTACTCGCCTGAGTGCCGGCCGGGACGCGGCCCGGCACGCGGTCCGTACCGCCTCCGGGGCGCACTACGCTCGGGGGCATGACCGCACCGGCGTACCGCAGACTGACCGTCGAGCAGCGCCGGGGGCAGCTGATCGGGCACGCCCTCGCACTGTTCGCCCACCGCGTGCCGGAGGACGTCTCGCTCGACGACGTCGCGGCGGCCGCCGGGGTGTCCCGGCCGCTGGTCTACCGCTACTTCCCGGGCGGCAAGCAGCAGTTGTACGAGGCGGCGCTGCGGTCCGCCGCCGACCGGCTGGAGCAGTGCTTCGACGAGCCGGCCGTCGGCCCGCTGATCGAACGGCTGGACCGTGCGCTGTCCCGCTACCTGGCCTTCGTGGACGAGTTCGACACCGGCTTCATGGCGCTGCTGCAGGGCGGCAGCGTGGTCGGGACCTCGCGGACCAGCGCCATCGTCGACGAAGTGCGGCGGGACGCGGCGCACCAGATCCTGCGCCACCTGGAGGCCCCGGAGCCGGGGCCCCGCCTGCGGATGACGGTGCGGACGTGGATCACCGCGGTGGAGGGCGCGTCGCTGATCTGGCTGGACGAGGGGAAGCAGCCGCCCCTCTCCGAGCTGCGCGCCTGGCTGCTGAACCACCTCGTCGCGCTGCTCGTCGCGACGGCCGCGGACGACCCTGAGACGGCGGCGGCGACCCGGCGCGCGCTGGCGCTGGAACGCCCGGACGGCCCGGTCGGCGACCTGATCCGGCGTGCGCTGCCGCTCGCGGCGGACGCAGCTCACCTGCTGGAACCGGCCGGACCGTCGGACCAGGCGGAGGCGTCGGACCAGGCGGGCAGGGAGCCCGGCTGGGACAGCTGAACCGAGGTTCAACGACGCGCCCGCGGGCAGCTAGGCTGGCCGCATGTCGACGCACCTGTCCTGGAAGGCCAAGGAGGCCACCGTCGGCGAACTCGCCGAGCGCGCCGGGGTCGCCACCTCGGCGCTGCGCTTCTACGAGCGCGAGGGCCTCATCCACAGCCGGCGCACCTCCGGCAACCAGCGCCGCTACAGCCGGGACACGCTGCGTCGCGTCGCCTTCATCCGGGCCTCGCAGCGCCTCGGTATGCCGCTGGCCGCCATCCGCGAGGTGCTCGGCCTGCTCCCGGACAACCGCACCCCGACCCGCGAGGACTGGGCCCGGGTGTCCGCCTGCTGGCGCGCCGACCTGGACGAGCGCATCCGGCTGATGCAGCAGCTGCGCGACAACCTCACCGACTGCATCGGCTGCGGCTGCCTCTCCATCGACGTGTGCGCCCTGGCGAATCCGTACGACCGGCTGGGCGACGAGGGCCCGGGGGCCCGCCGCCTCGCCCAGCCCCGGGCCTGCCCGGCCGGGGAGGACTGAGGACGTGCGCAGCGAGGACACGGTGTTCGTGGGCGGGCCGCTGGACGGGCGGGTGCTGCCAGTGCTCGTCGGGGCGACCGGTCGCCCGCCGAAGACGTACGAGGTGCCGGTGCCGCTGCCCGAGGAGGAGGGCGGTGGGAAGACCGTTCACGTCTACCGGCTGGAGCCCGCGTCGGTGACCCGGCGGCTGGGGCTGCCGCGCGGCTGGAAGTACGTGTACGCGCCGGATGCGCGTCCGGGCGGCAACCGCCCGAAGTGGCCCTGGCGGCACCCCGCCCGCTGACCGGCCGACTGCCCCGGGGGTGGCGGCGGCCGGATGCGCGGGCGCCGGTGAGCGGGCGGGATTGCGAAGGAATGGGGCAGGTCTGGGGGGCGGAAGGGCGAGGAGGCCGCGCAGCGGTCTAGGGTGCGCAGCGTGATCGCAGGCATGGCCCGGCTGTTGCCCGAAGACCCTCCACGGCTCGGCCCGTACCGCCTGCTGGGCAGACTCGGCTCGGGCCCGGCCGGTCACGTCTACCTCGGCCGGGGCGCCCCGCGACGCGGTGCCCGCAAGGAGCGTGCGGCCGTGCGGGCCCTGCGCCCGGAGCAGCTGCGGGACCGGCAGCAGCGTGCCCGCATCCGGCAGGTCGCCGACCTCGTGGCCCGGGGAGCGCGCAGCCCGTACGTCGCCGCCGCACACGGCTGCGACCTGGACGGCGAACGTCCGTGGATGGCACGGGAGTTCGTCCCCGGCCCCGGCCTCACCGCGCTGGTGGGCCGGTACGGACCGCTGCCGGAGGAGTCCGTGCGGGCGCTGGGCGGCGGGCTGTGCCGAGCGCTGGCGGCCCTGCACCGGTCGGGCGTCGCCCACGGGGACCTCGCACCGGGGAACGTCCTGCTGGCTGCCGACCATCCCCGTGTCGTCGACTACGGGATGAGCGAGGGACGACACGCCCCGGGGGACGGCCGGTCGCCGCTGCCCGCCGACGACGTCTTCGCGCTCGGCGTCGTCCTGGCGTACGCGGCGTCGGCGCGGATGCCGTTCGCCGGGTCGCTGCTGCCGTCCACGCGGGAGGGCGCGGACCTGAGCGGCGTGCCCGAGGGGCTGCGTCCGGCGCTGACGGCGTGTCTGCACAAGACACCCGAGGCGCGACCGCTACCTGCGGCGCTGGCCCGCCGACTGGACCTGGCCGATGCCGCCGAGCGCCCCGCCGCATCCTGGCTGCCCGCTCCGTGGACGCACGAGATCCGGACGTTCGCCGAGGCTGCGGACGGTTTCGGCGGCCGGGGCCTGTTCCGGCGCTGAGGCCCCTGGAACCCCGGGGTCGGCCGACGAGTGGCGCAACGGGGCGCGCCGGACGGACGGCGCCTCGGAACACCATCGAGTGAGCCGGGCGCGCAAAGCGCGCAACCCGGCGCGCATTCCCACCTGACACCTGCTCACGATCACTTCATCACACCGGAG encodes the following:
- the soxR gene encoding redox-sensitive transcriptional activator SoxR; protein product: MSTHLSWKAKEATVGELAERAGVATSALRFYEREGLIHSRRTSGNQRRYSRDTLRRVAFIRASQRLGMPLAAIREVLGLLPDNRTPTREDWARVSACWRADLDERIRLMQQLRDNLTDCIGCGCLSIDVCALANPYDRLGDEGPGARRLAQPRACPAGED
- a CDS encoding protein kinase, whose translation is MIAGMARLLPEDPPRLGPYRLLGRLGSGPAGHVYLGRGAPRRGARKERAAVRALRPEQLRDRQQRARIRQVADLVARGARSPYVAAAHGCDLDGERPWMAREFVPGPGLTALVGRYGPLPEESVRALGGGLCRALAALHRSGVAHGDLAPGNVLLAADHPRVVDYGMSEGRHAPGDGRSPLPADDVFALGVVLAYAASARMPFAGSLLPSTREGADLSGVPEGLRPALTACLHKTPEARPLPAALARRLDLADAAERPAASWLPAPWTHEIRTFAEAADGFGGRGLFRR
- a CDS encoding TetR/AcrR family transcriptional regulator; its protein translation is MTAPAYRRLTVEQRRGQLIGHALALFAHRVPEDVSLDDVAAAAGVSRPLVYRYFPGGKQQLYEAALRSAADRLEQCFDEPAVGPLIERLDRALSRYLAFVDEFDTGFMALLQGGSVVGTSRTSAIVDEVRRDAAHQILRHLEAPEPGPRLRMTVRTWITAVEGASLIWLDEGKQPPLSELRAWLLNHLVALLVATAADDPETAAATRRALALERPDGPVGDLIRRALPLAADAAHLLEPAGPSDQAEASDQAGREPGWDS
- a CDS encoding diiron oxygenase, yielding MTTSTLGGTGTDAGSGRGAGNSTATLHDALGRLKDREQVAERLLASSRKHSFDPDTELDWDAPFEDGKWFWPPELVSLYDTPLWRRMPEEQRHALARHEAASLASLGIWFEIILMQLLTRHIYDKPLTSAHVRYALTEIADECRHSMMFARLITKGGVPAYPVSRLHHNMARVLKTVSTTPGSFTATLLGEEILDWMQRLTFPDERVQTLVRGVTRIHVVEEARHVRYAREELRRQMAGCPRWEAELTRISSGEAARVFSISFVNPQVYTDVGLDRREAVAQVKASAHRREVMQQGAKRLTDFLDEIGVLRGMGRRLWRSSGLLA